In a single window of the Bacteroidota bacterium genome:
- a CDS encoding DUF3299 domain-containing protein — protein sequence MSLRPDQIPWRWLLAAGAALALLTWSPVREHALPPDTPWHLLMQAEGLDGPSPVLPDTLRRLDAQPIRLTGFMYPLEQRRDHRRFLLSPHPAGCAFHVPSGAPGSPASTVEVFADEPVRFTYDPVAVRGTFALAAGASGGVRYQLLGARLEDPP from the coding sequence ATGAGCCTCCGCCCGGACCAGATCCCCTGGCGCTGGCTCCTCGCCGCCGGCGCGGCGCTCGCGCTGCTGACGTGGAGCCCTGTGCGCGAGCACGCGCTGCCGCCGGACACGCCGTGGCACCTGCTGATGCAGGCTGAGGGCCTGGACGGCCCGTCGCCGGTACTGCCTGACACGCTGCGCCGGCTCGACGCTCAGCCGATCCGGCTCACGGGATTCATGTACCCGCTGGAGCAGCGCCGGGACCACCGCCGGTTCCTGCTCTCCCCCCACCCCGCCGGCTGCGCCTTTCACGTCCCGAGCGGCGCGCCGGGCAGCCCGGCCTCGACGGTCGAGGTGTTCGCCGATGAGCCCGTCCGGTTCACGTACGACCCCGTCGCCGTCCGGGGCACCTTCGCGCTGGCTGCCGGGGCCTCGGGCGGCGTGCGCTACCAGCTCCTCGGTGCCCGCCTGGAGGACCCGCCATGA
- a CDS encoding DUF5916 domain-containing protein: MTRLGPAALLALALSIPGAAQTARPAEDERPTARAVRVADGSIRLDGRLDEPAWASVPVAGRFRQVEPDAGAAAGLATEVRVAFDGRALYLGAVLRDTVGTRDLRVRDLRRDFDYFDNDHFSVVLDPFGDRRNAVVFEVSPYGALRDLQARDGVDQNLDWDGVWNARTTRTGAGWVAEIEIPWATLRYPGAAGAQAWGLQLSRNLRRSRELHAWSPWPRQFTPYHLAYAGTLTGVEPPPPGRNLRVQPYVLGETDRAGDDPLLDDAGAQLGGDLKWAVTPQTVLDLTVNTDFAQADADQQVVNLSRFSVFFPERRAFFLESADVFDVGYSLFTPFYSRRIGLDAGRPVGIDGGARLVSSGSWGQAGALGVRQRSAEGIPAAWFGVGRASLNVGAENRVGGMLVTRHDEALGEGPAF, encoded by the coding sequence ATGACCCGGCTCGGCCCCGCGGCGCTGCTCGCGCTCGCGCTCTCCATTCCGGGCGCTGCGCAGACCGCGCGCCCCGCTGAGGACGAGCGCCCTACCGCCCGTGCGGTTCGGGTGGCCGACGGGTCCATCCGTCTCGACGGCCGGCTCGACGAGCCGGCCTGGGCGAGCGTTCCGGTCGCAGGCCGGTTCCGCCAGGTGGAACCCGACGCCGGCGCGGCGGCCGGCCTCGCCACCGAGGTCCGCGTTGCCTTCGACGGCCGAGCGCTCTACCTCGGAGCCGTCCTGCGCGACACGGTGGGCACGCGAGACCTCCGCGTCCGCGACCTCCGCCGCGACTTCGACTACTTCGACAACGACCACTTCTCGGTCGTGCTCGACCCGTTCGGCGACCGCCGCAACGCGGTCGTCTTTGAGGTCTCCCCCTACGGCGCGCTCCGCGACCTCCAGGCCCGTGACGGCGTGGACCAGAACCTCGACTGGGACGGCGTCTGGAATGCCCGCACCACCCGCACCGGCGCGGGCTGGGTGGCGGAGATCGAGATTCCGTGGGCGACCCTGCGCTACCCCGGCGCGGCCGGCGCGCAGGCGTGGGGGCTTCAGCTCTCGCGCAACCTCCGCCGGAGCCGCGAACTCCACGCGTGGAGCCCGTGGCCCCGCCAGTTCACCCCGTACCACCTCGCCTACGCGGGGACCCTCACCGGCGTCGAGCCGCCGCCGCCCGGCCGCAACCTCCGCGTCCAGCCCTACGTGCTCGGCGAGACGGACCGAGCCGGCGACGACCCGCTCTTGGACGACGCGGGCGCACAGCTCGGCGGCGACCTCAAGTGGGCCGTGACGCCGCAGACCGTCCTCGACCTCACCGTCAACACCGACTTCGCCCAGGCCGACGCCGACCAGCAGGTCGTGAACCTCTCGCGGTTCTCCGTCTTCTTTCCCGAGCGCCGGGCGTTCTTTCTCGAAAGCGCGGACGTGTTCGACGTCGGGTACAGCCTCTTCACCCCGTTCTACTCCCGCCGGATCGGGCTCGACGCCGGGCGTCCGGTCGGGATTGACGGCGGCGCGCGGCTCGTGTCGAGCGGGTCGTGGGGGCAGGCCGGCGCGCTCGGGGTCCGCCAGCGCTCCGCCGAAGGGATTCCGGCGGCGTGGTTCGGCGTCGGGCGCGCGAGCCTGAACGTCGGGGCCGAGAACCGGGTCGGCGGGATGCTCGTGACGCGGCATGACGAGGCGCTCGGCGAGGGGCCGGCGTTCTAG